The window CCTGAACCAACACCAGAACCTGAACCAACACCAGAACCTGAACCAACACCAGAACCTGAACCAACACCAGAACAACCTCATGATTCAAAAAAAATTCCTGAAGAGCGAGATGTAATTTTTGTTGGAACTAAACCTATCATGACATATGTTTCAGCAACTTTGACCCAACTTTCAACAAGACCTACTGTAACAATTAAGGCTCGTGGTAAACGTATTACACAAGCAGTTGATGTTTCACAAATGATTGTAAAACGAATGGATTCTGTAGGGTATGTAATAAGTGATGTTAGAATTTCATCTGATTCTTTAACTTCTCAAGATGGAAAACAACGTAATGTTTCTACCATGGAAATTGATATTTCAAAAAACTAATCCAAAATATTATGTATTAATTTTAGTTGGATGTTTTTTTCTGGTGATGTTTTTTTTATTCTCAAATAATTCATGTGATGTTAATTATTTTATGATTTCTACAGATATTTCTTCTTATGAACAATCCCTTGATCCTGAATTTTGTGAAAATATTCTTGAACGGATTGACTTGTATAATGATATGTGTCCTTCCCAAATTGAAATATTGGATTGTGGTTAAGAAATTACATCTATCAAAAAACTTATTCCAAAATATATTAACACTAAACTTAATCCGAACATCAACATTTTGTAATTTCTATTAGATAGAATTTGTGAACTTTTAGATATTAAAAAAGAAGTTCCTC is drawn from Nitrosopumilus sp. and contains these coding sequences:
- a CDS encoding DNA-binding protein; translation: MPEERDVIFVGTKPIMTYVSATLTQLSTRPTVTIKARGKRITQAVDVSQMIVKRMDSVGYVISDVRISSDSLTSQDGKQRNVSTMEIDISKN